The DNA segment CCAGCAGCACGCCCCGTGCCCGCGCGGCGGCGCCAGCCAACAGCAGCCCGGTGGCACTGCCCGGTGGCATCGCCCAGCGCAGGCGCTCCCCGGCTTGGGCGGGCAGCACCGGGTGCAGCGGGTCGGCGCCCTGGGCGGCGCGGGGAATTTGGTTGGCAGGCCGGGACATCGTCAGCGGGTTTGGGCCGTCGGCGCCATGGTGCGCCATCCTGGGGGCCAGTCGGATCGAAACGGGCTCCATTCTCCCATATTTTGACGGGCAGTGCCTGGCCCCAGGTCCCGATAGTTTACGGCTCTGTTAGAATAATCCTGGCACACGCAAGCGGGCGGCCGAAGAGGTCATGCCATGCACGAACCTCGCGCGGTAGACTCCCACAAACTGGTGACCTTGCAGTACTCGCTCCGCAATGGAGACGGGGTGACGATTCGTGAGCCCCACGGCGCGCCAATCCGCTACGTCCACGGGGTGGGGCAACTGTTTTCGAAGCTCGAGACGGCGTTGGCGGGCCATCGCCCTGGGGATGTGCTGCGGGTAAAGTTGTTCCCGGGTGACGCTTTTGGGGAGCGGGATCTTGATCTCGTGATCGACGTACCCCGGGACGACTTGCCGGCGGGGGAACCCATCGAGGTTGGCGGTCCGGTGATCGGCGCGGCCAGCGACGGCACCCAGGTGCGCTTCACCGTCACGGCGATCGAGGCGGACCGGATTTCCCTGGACGGCAATCATCCCCTGGCAGGCCAGACCCTGGTCTTCGAACTGGAGATCCAGGGCGTGCGCGATGCCACCGAGGCGGAAATCGAGGCGGCCCGGCAGCAGGTCGGGGGCGCCGGCGCGGGTTCGGGCTGATCCGCGCCGGGACCTGTGCGGTGGCGGCTCAGGCCGCAGCGGTGGGCGTCTTCGCGTAGCGTTCCGCCAGGGCGGTGCGTTTCTCGTAGGCGGCGCGGGCGATCTGCACGTCTTCCAGGAAATGCGGCAACTCCGCCAGGGTGAGGGCCTGAGGGCCGTCCACCAGGGCCTTGCTGGGCTCCGGGTGGAAGTCCACCAGGATCATGTTGGCCCCGGCGATCACGCCCTGGGCCGTGACCTGGAAGATGTCCAGCAGACCGTCCGGATTCCGGTCCCGGTTGCCTACCGAGTGGGATGGGTCCACGCAGACCGGCATCCGCGTCAGACGCTTGACCACTGGCACATGGGCGAAGTCCACGAAGTTGCGATGCGGGTCCGCCATGTTGGTCTTCATGCCGCGCAACCCGAACACCACCCGGTGATTTCCTTCGCTGGCGAGATATTCCGCCGCGTTCAGCGATTCCTCCAGCGTGATTCCGAACCCGCGCTTGAGCAGCACCGGGAATTCCCGTTGTCGTCCCACACTCTTCAGGAGTTCGAAGTTCTGGGTGTTGCGGGTGCCGATCTGGAGCAGGATCCCGGTGGGTCGGCCGGACTGTTCCAGGGCGTTGGTGATCTCCCGGACATGCGAGTCGTGGGTCACCTCCATGGCGATCACGCGGATCCCGTGCTTGCCTGCCAGCTCAAATACATAGGGCAAGCAGGTCTTGCCGTGACCCTGGAAGGAATAGGGGCTGGTACGGGGTTTGTAGGCACCCATGCGGGTGCAGACCTGCCCGTGTTCCTTCAGGGCTTGCATCATCTGCCCTACGTGCTTGGGTTCGTCCACGGCGCATAGGCCCGCGAACACGTTCAGATTGTCCTGACCGAAACGCACCCCGTTGTATTCGAAGGCGGTGTTGCGGTGATCGTCCTTGTGCCGTCCGAGCACCCGGTATTCTTCAGATACCCGGACCACCCGCTCGACGCAGGGCAATCCCGCCATCTCTTCCACGGTCAGGGAGGCGGTATCGCCAATCAGGTAGATCTCGGTGAGGATTTGCTGTGAACCCGTCTCCTGATGCACCCGGATCTGGATGTTGCGCAGATTGGTGAGATGCTCCAGCAGTTGGCGGTATTCCGCGCCTTCGGGATTGGTATCAGGAGTCAGAATCAGGATCATGACCAGGTCCGGTTCAGGGGTCGCTCGGTCGGCTGACGGGTTGCAGAAGGGCCCGCGTTAAGCCCCTCATTATTGCATATTTTTCTTGCCGGGTGGACGCATGGACCGCGGGCGCGGCAGGCTGCGGGCCCTACCCCCCGTAGGGGTTTGTAAAGCCTCAGGGACCGGAATAGGATAGATTTCCGGCGTTCCGCGCAGGGCATGGCGGGGCTGCAGGAGGAAAGGCCGGTGCAGGTTCCGCCGGTGCATACCGGCGTTGGATCTGCACAGGAGTACAGCGAACGACAATAAAGCAGTACATAAGAGGAAGGATGCATGCAAAACGGAACCGTGAAATGGTTTAATCAGGCACGGGGCTACGGGTTCATTACCCCAAGCGATGGCACAGAAGACGTTTTCGTCCACTATTCCACGATCGAGGCCGAGGGATTCAAGACCCTGAAAGAAGGCCAGCCGGTGGAGTTCGACGCGACCCGCGGTCCGAAGGGACTGCAAACTACCCGGGTGGTGCCCCAGTAGTACCGCCGGGGGGAACCGGGCCCCGGGGTGTGGCGTGCGGGCGCCACACCCCGGTGGCACGGGATTCCGGCCGGTGCGGATATCAGTCCCGGTAGCGGCGGAGCAGGTCTCCGTAGGCGTCGATGCGGCGATCCCGGAAATAGGGCCAGATGCGTCGCAGCCGTTCGCTGCGCGCGAGTGGCAGGGTGGCCAGGGTGACCTCCGCGTCCTGTGCGGAGGCCATGGCGAGGATTTCCCCTTGCGGGCCCGCCGCGAAGCTGGAACCCCAAAACTGAATCCCGGGACCAGCCTCAATGGGGTGGGGCTCGGTACCGGTGCGGTTGCACACTACCACCGGCAGGGCATTGGTCACTCCATGGGCACGTTGGACGGTGATCCATGCGTCGCGTTGGCGCTGCCGCTCGTCCTCCGGGTCGCTGGGATCCCAGCCGATCGCGGTGGGATAAAGCAGTACCTCGGCCCCGGCCAGCGCCATCAGCCGCGCGGCTTCCGGATACCACTGGTCCCAACATACCAACACCCCCAGTCGCCCGACTCCGGTATCGATGGGTGTGAAGCCCAGGTCCCCGGGTGTGAAGTAGAATTTTTCATGGAATCCCGGATCATCGGGAATGTGCATCTTGCGATAACGTCCCGCCACGCTGCCGTCCCGGTCCAGCACCACCGCCGTGTTGTGATAGACGCCGGCGGCGCGCCGCTCGAACAGCGATGCGACGATCACCACGGAGAGTTCCGCCGCCAGCGTGGAGAGCCGTTCGGTGGTGGGGCCCGGCACCGGTTCCGCCCAGTCGAAACAGGCCGGGTCCTCGGTCTGGCAGAAGTACCGCGTGGTGTGCAGTTCCTGGAGCAGGATCAACTGCGCGCCCTGGCGGGCGGCGGCGCGGATGCCGGCGATGCTGGTTTCCAGATTGACGCTCCGGTCCGCGGTGCATGGGTGCTGCACCATGCCAACTGTCAGCGTGTCCAGTTTACCCATGTGAGGATTCGCGTCTGCACCGGCCTTGGGGAAGGCCCATGATCATGGTCGGCCGCGACGGGATTGTCAAAGGATGGGAGGCGCGGGTTCAGGGCCGGCCACAGCCGACCGCCGCGGACAGTTGCATGGTCACGCAGTGCAGGCTGCCGTATTGATACAGCAGTGGTGTGCAGGACACCGGCACCACTTCCCGGTCCGGAAAGGCGCGGCGCAAGCGGGCGAGGGCGACCGCGTCGGCGGGATCGCCATAGACCGGCACCAGCACGGCGCCGTTGATCACCAGGAAATTGGCGTAACCCGCCGGCAGGCGGTGTCCCTCCGCGTTGCGCACCGCACCGGGCATGGGCAGCGGGATCAGGCGGTAGGGGCGCCCGTCCCGGGTACGGAATCCTTCCAGCTCCCGGGCCATGGCGCGCAGCTCCGGATAGTGCTCGTCCAGGGGGTCTTCGCAGTCCTGGTAGGCGATGGTGCCCGAATCACAGAACCGGGCCAGGGTGTCCACGTGCCCGTCGGTGTCGTCGCCGGCCAGGGCGCCGTGCTCCAGCCATAGGATGCGCGTCACCCCGAGCAATTCCGCCAGCCGCCGTTCCATGCCGGCCCGGTCCAGGCCCGGGTTGCGGGTGGCGGCCAGCAGACACCGGCGGGTGGTCAACAAGGTCCCCGCACCGTCGCCATCGATCGCGCCGCCCTCCAGGATCAGGTCAGTGCCTACGCGTGCGCTGTCACCGAAGGCGCGCAGGGCATGGAGGCGGGCGGTAATCTGATCGTCCAGCTCCGCGGGATACTTGCCGCCCCAGCCGTTGAAGTGGAAGTCCACCAGCACCGGGCCCGCGGCGCCCAGCACCGTGATCGGCCCGTGGTCCCGGGCCCAGGTGTCGTTGGACGGCACGATATGGAGATGCAATCGCTCCGCCGCCACGTCCGCCGCGCGCAGCAGGTCGGCGACGTGGATCTGATGGTCTTGGTCCCGGCATACGATCCACAGGGATTCGAAGCGCGCCACCTGGCGGGCGATCTCCACAAACACGGGTTCCACCTGGGACAGCCAGGGCTTAAAGTCCCCATGCCCATGTGGCCAAGTCAGCAGAATACCGCTCTGTGGCTCCCATTCCGCTGGGAGCCGGAGCCCGGCGCGTGCGGTCATGGGGCGAGTGGGGGCAGGGACGTGTGGCCTGGGGCCACGGTCACGGGCTCGATCATTGGGGATGTAGCGCCGCCTGTGGATGGTCCAGAACGGCGCGGATCACATACTGGTCCTCGAAATACACGGTGTAGTTCTTATAGACCCAACGGGTGATGGGCGGCTTGCCCACCGCCGGAAGCTTCTGCTCCGGGGCTCCGTAGGTCTTCTC comes from the Chromatiales bacterium 21-64-14 genome and includes:
- a CDS encoding 3-deoxy-7-phosphoheptulonate synthase codes for the protein MILILTPDTNPEGAEYRQLLEHLTNLRNIQIRVHQETGSQQILTEIYLIGDTASLTVEEMAGLPCVERVVRVSEEYRVLGRHKDDHRNTAFEYNGVRFGQDNLNVFAGLCAVDEPKHVGQMMQALKEHGQVCTRMGAYKPRTSPYSFQGHGKTCLPYVFELAGKHGIRVIAMEVTHDSHVREITNALEQSGRPTGILLQIGTRNTQNFELLKSVGRQREFPVLLKRGFGITLEESLNAAEYLASEGNHRVVFGLRGMKTNMADPHRNFVDFAHVPVVKRLTRMPVCVDPSHSVGNRDRNPDGLLDIFQVTAQGVIAGANMILVDFHPEPSKALVDGPQALTLAELPHFLEDVQIARAAYEKRTALAERYAKTPTAAA
- a CDS encoding cold-shock protein, with the protein product MQNGTVKWFNQARGYGFITPSDGTEDVFVHYSTIEAEGFKTLKEGQPVEFDATRGPKGLQTTRVVPQ
- a CDS encoding acyltransferase; amino-acid sequence: MGKLDTLTVGMVQHPCTADRSVNLETSIAGIRAAARQGAQLILLQELHTTRYFCQTEDPACFDWAEPVPGPTTERLSTLAAELSVVIVASLFERRAAGVYHNTAVVLDRDGSVAGRYRKMHIPDDPGFHEKFYFTPGDLGFTPIDTGVGRLGVLVCWDQWYPEAARLMALAGAEVLLYPTAIGWDPSDPEDERQRQRDAWITVQRAHGVTNALPVVVCNRTGTEPHPIEAGPGIQFWGSSFAAGPQGEILAMASAQDAEVTLATLPLARSERLRRIWPYFRDRRIDAYGDLLRRYRD
- a CDS encoding agmatine deiminase, translating into MTARAGLRLPAEWEPQSGILLTWPHGHGDFKPWLSQVEPVFVEIARQVARFESLWIVCRDQDHQIHVADLLRAADVAAERLHLHIVPSNDTWARDHGPITVLGAAGPVLVDFHFNGWGGKYPAELDDQITARLHALRAFGDSARVGTDLILEGGAIDGDGAGTLLTTRRCLLAATRNPGLDRAGMERRLAELLGVTRILWLEHGALAGDDTDGHVDTLARFCDSGTIAYQDCEDPLDEHYPELRAMARELEGFRTRDGRPYRLIPLPMPGAVRNAEGHRLPAGYANFLVINGAVLVPVYGDPADAVALARLRRAFPDREVVPVSCTPLLYQYGSLHCVTMQLSAAVGCGRP